The following are encoded in a window of Bradyrhizobium sp. WBOS07 genomic DNA:
- a CDS encoding hydrogen peroxide-inducible genes activator yields MLNVTLRQLRYFDALARHGHFGRAAEACSISQPALSMQIKELEEALGGLLLERSARQVALTRFGEELSQRVRDILRSVDELGDFARASQDRFAGRLRIGMIPTIAPYLLPTITKNLTRLHPELDIRVRETMTPRLIQELVEGRLDTAIVALPVSEPSLTEVALFEEKFLLVRPGSDEGTPAPSREMMREMRLLLLEEGHCFRDQALSFCNMQSAPPREMLDANSLSTLVQMVSSGIGVTLIPEMAVPVETRSASVSLARFRDPEPSRTIGMVWRKTSPLARQLLQISEVVCLSAGKVRARQSVRSQRA; encoded by the coding sequence ATGCTGAACGTGACGCTCCGCCAGCTCCGGTATTTCGATGCGCTGGCGCGTCATGGCCATTTCGGCCGCGCGGCCGAGGCTTGCTCCATCTCGCAGCCGGCCTTGTCGATGCAGATCAAGGAGTTGGAGGAGGCGCTGGGCGGGCTGCTGCTGGAGCGCAGCGCGCGCCAGGTGGCGCTGACCCGGTTTGGTGAGGAGCTCTCCCAGCGCGTCCGCGACATCCTGCGCTCGGTCGATGAGCTCGGCGACTTCGCCCGCGCCTCGCAGGACCGGTTTGCCGGCCGCTTGCGCATCGGCATGATCCCTACCATCGCGCCCTACCTGCTGCCCACGATCACCAAGAATCTCACGCGCCTGCATCCGGAGCTCGATATCCGCGTGCGCGAGACCATGACGCCGCGGCTGATCCAGGAGCTGGTGGAGGGGCGGCTCGACACCGCCATCGTCGCGTTGCCGGTGTCGGAGCCCTCGCTCACCGAGGTCGCCCTGTTCGAGGAAAAATTCCTGCTGGTCCGGCCGGGCTCCGATGAGGGGACGCCGGCGCCCTCGCGCGAGATGATGCGCGAGATGCGGCTGTTGCTGCTCGAAGAGGGTCACTGCTTCCGCGATCAGGCGCTGTCGTTCTGCAACATGCAGTCGGCGCCGCCGCGCGAGATGCTCGATGCCAATTCGCTGTCGACGCTGGTGCAGATGGTCAGCTCCGGCATCGGCGTGACGCTGATCCCGGAGATGGCAGTGCCGGTGGAGACGCGATCGGCCTCGGTCTCGCTCGCGCGCTTCCGCGATCCCGAGCCATCCCGCACCATCGGCATGGTCTGGCGCAAGACCAGCCCGCTGGCCCGGCAGCTGCTGCAGATCTCCGAAGTGGTCTGCCTGTCGGCCGGCAAGGTGCGCGCGCGGCAATCCGTGCGCAGCCAGAGAGCCTGA
- a CDS encoding GNAT family N-acetyltransferase, whose amino-acid sequence MSPPVIRPADADEYDEVGRVWMESWVSTGLGEASDFLLANLRARIRREIEDGWSLFVADDRGAIAAMLALHVPRRYLDMLFVAPAYQGRSLGRQLLAFTRTQMPDEMYLRCVRENEKAWRWYEREGFVFEKEEIEPSNGFTMKYYRWKKAD is encoded by the coding sequence ATGTCGCCTCCGGTCATCCGTCCCGCCGATGCAGACGAATATGATGAGGTCGGCCGCGTCTGGATGGAAAGCTGGGTCTCGACCGGGCTCGGCGAGGCCAGCGACTTCCTGCTCGCAAACCTGCGCGCGCGCATCCGGCGCGAGATCGAGGACGGCTGGAGCCTGTTCGTCGCCGACGATCGCGGCGCCATCGCCGCCATGCTGGCGCTGCATGTGCCGAGGCGTTATCTCGACATGCTCTTCGTCGCGCCCGCCTATCAGGGCCGATCGCTCGGCCGGCAATTGCTCGCCTTCACCCGCACGCAAATGCCGGATGAGATGTACCTGCGTTGCGTCCGCGAGAACGAAAAAGCCTGGCGCTGGTACGAACGCGAAGGCTTCGTGTTCGAGAAGGAAGAGATCGAGCCGTCGAACGGATTCACGATGAAATATTATCGGTGGAAGAAGGCAGATTGA
- a CDS encoding glutathione S-transferase family protein, with amino-acid sequence MIKLYWSPRSRSFTTLWLMEESGLPYERVLTDISTGAQKAPDYLKINPMGKVPALTDGDAALGEAAAICAYIADRYPETKLAPGVTDARRARYLQWLFFSPGCIEPAIIQIFTKIEIPTSTAAWGSATQVFDVLEAALAKGPWILGEDFSAADIVVGSGLNFAVRLFKMVPTRPAFDAYLARCTARPAFQRAEKIAAG; translated from the coding sequence ATGATCAAGCTCTATTGGTCGCCCCGCTCGCGCTCGTTCACGACGCTCTGGCTGATGGAGGAGAGCGGCCTGCCCTACGAGCGGGTGCTGACCGACATCTCGACCGGCGCACAGAAGGCGCCGGATTATTTGAAGATCAATCCGATGGGCAAGGTGCCGGCGCTGACCGACGGCGATGCCGCGCTCGGCGAAGCCGCGGCGATCTGCGCCTACATCGCCGACCGCTATCCAGAGACGAAGCTCGCGCCGGGGGTGACCGATGCACGCCGCGCGCGCTATCTGCAATGGCTGTTCTTCTCGCCGGGCTGCATCGAGCCCGCCATCATCCAGATCTTCACCAAGATCGAGATTCCGACCTCGACCGCGGCCTGGGGCAGCGCCACGCAGGTGTTCGACGTGCTGGAAGCCGCGCTCGCCAAGGGACCGTGGATTCTCGGCGAGGACTTTTCCGCGGCCGACATCGTGGTCGGCTCGGGTCTGAACTTCGCGGTGCGCCTGTTCAAGATGGTGCCGACGCGCCCCGCCTTCGATGCCTATCTGGCGCGCTGCACCGCGCGGCCGGCGTTCCAGCGCGCGGAGAAGATCGCGGCAGGGTGA
- a CDS encoding autotransporter outer membrane beta-barrel domain-containing protein produces MPRPRATSLHAIGRASALASVAGVMLLCGGSRALAQSAIWDTTLSNTDWYVPTAQLLAYASPKTGFSNPIPIGDQTLWSLATATNGSFTGTSVAQLKIGPALLTDNSTIQGFVTTAGQITMQFTPTSGGAVTVGLGHMRTIGGVTSMEMQMITGDSVLVTHWAYMLPYDPATFTPPASQPVPANSVPQWAWMPGTPWRIASNSLFGTSAPGRFVITNYQNGYFWGAGVAPAGSSAANFTLLGSVTPEGNVLFNTLSRGTLASLYGNASGDASGAQMLVGTYDLSGNPTGGVAYISLVRPYAETLQAQNSRAGLGAADMLYRLSATSLGWTGSMATGFAALDNLSGSGLVDAVNQTLPVLTGAASQATYATQRMFQQAMTGRLDDVLGLNTGVTPERNVWMKPLGGSIRQGGVDGVPGYSASGGGIAVGADGAISPRAMLGGVFAYSHQAVTGSEAAVPHRLAIDSYRAGLYGAYALGHGLQVDGQLDGALNDNGASRSLTFINGLAGAGYRSYSGHAGAGLRKLIPVEPRLTIAPSLRLDYGHVRSSAYQEGGAGGFSLNVEAQTYRELTLTAGLKSAYQVTKQVYLTGDVGVGYNTLNQGLQIKSAFAGGGDSFVTNGLALSPWIYSTALGLVAADGKGFDLGIRYGLAATSSGLLQQSGLAVLKIKL; encoded by the coding sequence GTGCCAAGGCCGCGTGCGACAAGCCTGCATGCGATAGGTCGCGCGAGCGCGCTGGCGTCCGTAGCGGGCGTGATGCTGCTCTGCGGCGGTTCGCGAGCCCTGGCACAATCGGCGATCTGGGACACGACCCTCTCCAACACCGACTGGTACGTGCCGACGGCGCAGCTGCTGGCCTATGCGTCGCCGAAAACCGGCTTCTCCAATCCGATCCCGATCGGCGACCAGACCCTGTGGTCGCTCGCGACCGCGACGAACGGCTCGTTCACGGGAACAAGCGTGGCGCAGCTCAAGATAGGTCCCGCGCTTCTCACCGACAACTCGACCATCCAGGGCTTTGTCACGACGGCGGGCCAGATCACGATGCAGTTCACGCCGACGTCCGGCGGCGCGGTGACCGTTGGTCTCGGCCACATGAGAACCATTGGCGGCGTGACCTCGATGGAGATGCAGATGATCACGGGCGACAGCGTGCTCGTGACTCATTGGGCCTACATGCTGCCCTACGATCCCGCGACCTTCACGCCGCCGGCCTCGCAGCCCGTTCCCGCCAACTCCGTGCCGCAATGGGCATGGATGCCAGGCACGCCGTGGCGGATCGCCAGCAATTCGTTGTTCGGCACCTCCGCGCCCGGCCGCTTCGTCATCACGAATTACCAGAACGGATATTTCTGGGGCGCGGGCGTGGCGCCCGCAGGCAGCTCCGCCGCCAACTTCACGCTGCTGGGATCTGTGACCCCGGAGGGCAATGTCCTGTTCAACACGCTCTCGCGCGGCACGCTCGCCAGCCTCTATGGCAACGCGAGCGGCGACGCCTCGGGCGCACAGATGCTCGTCGGCACCTACGATCTCTCGGGCAACCCGACCGGCGGCGTTGCCTATATCTCCCTGGTGCGCCCCTATGCCGAGACGCTTCAGGCGCAGAACAGCCGCGCGGGCTTAGGCGCGGCCGACATGCTTTATCGCCTGTCGGCGACATCGCTCGGCTGGACCGGGAGCATGGCGACCGGCTTCGCCGCGCTCGACAATCTCAGCGGCTCCGGTCTCGTCGACGCGGTCAACCAGACCTTGCCCGTCCTCACCGGCGCGGCATCGCAGGCGACCTACGCCACGCAGCGAATGTTTCAGCAGGCGATGACGGGGCGACTGGACGATGTGCTCGGGCTGAACACAGGCGTCACGCCTGAGCGGAATGTCTGGATGAAGCCGCTCGGCGGCAGCATCCGGCAGGGCGGCGTCGACGGGGTCCCCGGCTATAGCGCGTCGGGCGGCGGCATTGCCGTCGGCGCGGACGGGGCGATCTCGCCGCGCGCGATGCTCGGCGGCGTGTTCGCCTATTCGCATCAAGCCGTCACCGGCAGCGAGGCTGCCGTCCCGCACCGGCTCGCCATCGATTCCTATCGGGCGGGTCTCTACGGGGCCTATGCCCTCGGCCACGGCCTTCAGGTCGACGGCCAGCTCGACGGCGCGCTGAATGACAATGGCGCGAGCCGCTCGCTCACCTTCATCAACGGCCTGGCCGGCGCCGGCTATCGCTCCTACAGCGGCCACGCGGGTGCCGGCCTCCGCAAGCTGATTCCGGTCGAGCCGAGGCTTACCATCGCGCCGTCGCTGCGGCTGGACTATGGCCATGTCCGCTCATCCGCCTATCAGGAGGGCGGCGCGGGCGGCTTCAGCCTCAACGTGGAGGCGCAAACCTATCGCGAGCTGACGTTGACGGCAGGGCTGAAGAGCGCGTACCAGGTCACGAAGCAGGTCTATCTCACTGGCGATGTCGGGGTCGGCTACAACACGTTGAACCAGGGACTGCAGATCAAGTCGGCGTTCGCCGGCGGCGGCGATAGTTTCGTCACCAACGGCCTTGCGTTATCACCCTGGATCTACTCGACCGCGCTGGGTCTCGTCGCGGCCGACGGCAAGGGATTTGATCTCGGCATCCGCTACGGCCTTGCGGCGACATCCTCCGGACTGCTTCAGCAGTCCGGGCTCGCCGTCCTCAAGATCAAATTGTAA
- the fabI gene encoding enoyl-ACP reductase FabI gives MEGLMKGKRGLIMGIANDHSIAWGMAKTLHAHGAELAFTFQGDALGKRVKPLAEQLGVDLVLPCDVEDIASVDATFAALRERWGKLDFVIHAIGFADKNELKGRYADTSRENFSRTMVISCFSFTEVAKRAAELMNEGGSMITLTFGASERAMPNYNVMGVAKAALEASVRYLASDFGPRGIRVNAISAGPIRTLAGSGIGEARAMFAFMQKHSPLRRGVTLDELGGSALYLLSDLSGGVTGEIHYVDSGYNIVLMPRPDDLKAPD, from the coding sequence ATGGAAGGTCTGATGAAAGGCAAGCGCGGTCTGATCATGGGCATCGCCAATGATCATTCGATCGCCTGGGGCATGGCGAAGACGCTGCATGCCCACGGCGCCGAGCTCGCCTTCACCTTCCAGGGCGATGCCCTCGGCAAGCGCGTCAAGCCGCTGGCGGAGCAGCTCGGTGTCGATCTGGTGCTACCTTGCGACGTCGAGGACATCGCCAGCGTCGATGCCACCTTCGCCGCGCTGCGGGAAAGATGGGGCAAGCTCGACTTCGTCATTCACGCGATCGGCTTCGCCGACAAGAACGAGTTGAAGGGCCGCTACGCCGATACCAGTCGCGAGAACTTTTCGCGCACCATGGTGATCTCCTGCTTCTCGTTCACGGAGGTCGCAAAGCGCGCCGCCGAGCTGATGAATGAGGGCGGCAGCATGATCACGCTGACCTTCGGCGCTTCGGAGCGCGCGATGCCGAACTACAACGTGATGGGCGTCGCCAAGGCCGCGCTGGAAGCTTCGGTGCGCTATCTCGCCTCGGATTTCGGACCGCGCGGCATACGCGTCAACGCGATCTCCGCAGGTCCGATCCGCACGCTCGCGGGCTCGGGCATCGGCGAGGCGCGCGCCATGTTCGCCTTCATGCAGAAGCATTCGCCGCTCCGCCGCGGCGTCACGCTCGACGAGCTCGGCGGCTCGGCGCTGTACCTGCTGTCGGATCTGTCCGGCGGCGTCACCGGCGAGATCCACTATGTCGATTCCGGCTACAACATCGTGCTGATGCCGCGGCCCGACGATCTGAAGGCTCCGGATTAG
- the fabB gene encoding beta-ketoacyl-ACP synthase I: protein MRRVVVTGMGIVSSIGNNTQEVLASLHEAKSGISRAEKYAELGFRSQVQGAPTLDPATVVDRRAMRFLGQGAAWNHIAMEQAIQDSGLSPDEVSNIRTGIIMGSGGPSARTIVEAADITRTKGPKRVGPFAVPKAMSSTASATLATWFKIKGVNYSISSACATSNHCVGNAYETIQIGKQDVIFAGGCEELDWSLSVLFDAMGAMSSKYNDTPATASRPYDVNRDGFVIAGGAGVLVLEELEHAKARGARIYGEIVGYGATSDGYDMVAPSGEGAERCMRMAMSTVKTKVDYINPHATSTPAGDPPEIDALRRVFGSGEKCPPISATKALTGHSLGATGVQEAIYSLLMMNNGFICESAHIQELDPVFADMPIVRKRIDNVKIGTVLSNSFGFGGTNATLVFSRMDV, encoded by the coding sequence ATGAGGCGGGTTGTGGTCACCGGGATGGGCATCGTCTCGTCGATCGGAAACAACACCCAGGAAGTGCTTGCGAGCCTTCACGAGGCGAAGTCGGGCATTTCTCGGGCTGAGAAATATGCCGAGCTCGGCTTCCGTTCGCAGGTGCAGGGCGCACCGACGCTCGATCCTGCGACGGTGGTCGACCGCCGCGCCATGCGTTTCCTCGGTCAGGGCGCGGCGTGGAATCACATTGCGATGGAGCAGGCGATTCAGGATTCCGGTCTGTCGCCGGACGAGGTCTCCAACATCCGCACCGGCATCATCATGGGCTCCGGCGGCCCGTCCGCCCGCACCATCGTCGAGGCCGCCGACATCACCCGCACCAAGGGACCGAAGCGCGTCGGACCGTTTGCAGTGCCGAAGGCGATGTCGTCCACGGCGTCCGCGACGCTTGCGACCTGGTTCAAGATCAAGGGCGTGAACTACTCGATCTCCTCAGCCTGCGCGACGTCGAATCATTGCGTCGGCAATGCCTATGAGACGATCCAGATCGGCAAGCAGGACGTCATCTTCGCCGGCGGCTGCGAGGAGCTGGACTGGTCGCTGTCGGTGCTGTTCGACGCCATGGGCGCGATGTCCTCGAAGTACAACGACACGCCCGCCACGGCCTCGCGTCCCTACGACGTCAACCGCGACGGCTTCGTCATCGCCGGCGGTGCCGGCGTGCTGGTGCTGGAAGAGCTCGAGCATGCCAAGGCGCGCGGCGCCCGCATCTACGGCGAGATCGTCGGCTACGGCGCGACCTCGGACGGTTACGACATGGTCGCGCCGTCGGGCGAAGGTGCCGAGCGCTGCATGCGCATGGCGATGTCGACGGTGAAGACCAAGGTCGACTACATCAATCCGCATGCGACCTCGACGCCGGCCGGCGATCCTCCGGAGATCGACGCGCTTCGTCGGGTGTTCGGCAGCGGTGAGAAGTGCCCGCCGATCTCGGCGACCAAGGCGCTGACCGGCCACTCGCTGGGCGCCACCGGCGTGCAGGAGGCGATCTACTCGCTGCTGATGATGAACAACGGCTTCATCTGCGAGAGTGCCCACATCCAGGAGCTCGATCCGGTGTTTGCCGACATGCCGATCGTGCGCAAGCGCATCGACAACGTCAAGATCGGCACCGTGCTGTCGAACTCCTTCGGCTTCGGCGGCACCAACGCCACGCTGGTGTTCAGCCGGATGGATGTGTGA
- the fabA gene encoding 3-hydroxyacyl-[acyl-carrier-protein] dehydratase FabA: MLNRRNGYEYEDLLACARGEMFGPGNAQLPLPPMLMFDRITEINDNGGEFGKGLVRAELDVKPDLWFFGCHFKNDPVMPGCLGLDALWQMVGFYLGWIGGEGRGRALGLNELKFSGQVLPEARKVVYQVDIKRVMRAKLVLGIADGWLSVDDQIIYRAKDLKVGLFKQGTSLG; the protein is encoded by the coding sequence ATGCTGAACAGGCGCAACGGTTACGAATACGAAGATCTGCTGGCCTGTGCCCGCGGCGAGATGTTCGGCCCAGGCAATGCCCAGCTGCCGTTGCCGCCGATGCTGATGTTCGACCGCATCACCGAGATCAACGACAACGGCGGCGAGTTCGGCAAGGGTCTGGTGCGCGCCGAATTGGACGTGAAGCCCGATCTCTGGTTCTTCGGCTGCCATTTCAAGAACGATCCGGTGATGCCCGGCTGCCTCGGCCTCGACGCGCTCTGGCAAATGGTCGGCTTCTATCTGGGCTGGATCGGGGGCGAAGGCCGCGGTCGCGCGCTCGGCCTGAACGAACTCAAGTTCAGCGGCCAGGTGCTGCCGGAGGCGCGCAAGGTCGTGTATCAGGTCGACATCAAGCGCGTGATGCGCGCAAAGCTGGTGCTCGGTATCGCCGACGGGTGGCTTTCGGTCGATGATCAGATTATTTATCGCGCCAAGGACCTGAAGGTCGGCCTGTTCAAGCAGGGCACGAGCCTGGGCTAA
- the irrA gene encoding iron response transcriptional regulator IrrA, which produces MTENTSSHHDDDVHAAALLSGRQPALTGCPWHDVNEMLQSAGLRPTRQRMALGWLLFGKGARHLTAEMLYEEATLAKVPVSLATVYNTLNQLTDAGLLRQVSVDGTKTYFDTNVTTHHHYYLENSHELVDIEDPHLALSKMPEVPEGYEIARIDMVVRLRKKR; this is translated from the coding sequence ATGACCGAGAACACCTCGTCCCATCACGACGACGACGTCCACGCCGCAGCCCTCTTGTCCGGCCGTCAGCCGGCCTTGACCGGCTGCCCCTGGCACGACGTCAATGAAATGCTCCAGTCTGCCGGGCTCCGTCCGACGCGCCAGCGGATGGCGCTGGGTTGGCTGCTGTTCGGCAAGGGTGCACGCCATCTGACGGCTGAAATGCTTTACGAGGAAGCGACGCTGGCCAAGGTTCCGGTGTCGTTGGCAACCGTCTACAACACGCTGAACCAGCTCACCGATGCCGGCCTGCTCCGCCAGGTCAGCGTCGACGGCACCAAGACCTATTTCGACACCAACGTCACCACCCATCACCATTATTACCTTGAGAACAGCCATGAGCTGGTCGACATCGAGGATCCGCATCTGGCGCTGTCCAAGATGCCGGAGGTGCCGGAGGGTTACGAGATCGCCCGCATCGACATGGTCGTGCGTCTGCGCAAGAAGCGCTGA
- a CDS encoding SH3 domain-containing protein, whose translation MALRRVCSVMALVCTWWSASVGPSHSAKDTPQTSSGLPVPRYVSLKSDHVNVRAGPTKDNDVAWVYTRAGLPVEITAEFENWRRVRDSEGAEGWVYHSLLSGRRTAVVTMKHKDELAPIYDRADPDSAVAARLQAGVVTQVKKCAANWCRVTGNGFDGWIQQERLWGVYSDEQLN comes from the coding sequence ATGGCGTTGAGGCGTGTTTGTTCGGTGATGGCGCTTGTCTGCACCTGGTGGAGCGCCTCGGTCGGTCCCTCGCATTCGGCCAAGGATACCCCGCAGACCTCCAGCGGCCTGCCGGTGCCGCGTTACGTCAGCCTCAAGTCGGATCACGTCAATGTTCGCGCCGGCCCGACCAAGGACAATGACGTGGCCTGGGTCTATACCCGCGCCGGCCTGCCGGTCGAAATTACCGCCGAGTTCGAGAATTGGCGCCGGGTGCGCGATTCCGAGGGCGCCGAAGGCTGGGTCTACCACTCGCTGCTCTCGGGCCGCCGTACCGCGGTGGTCACCATGAAGCACAAGGACGAGCTCGCCCCGATCTACGATCGGGCCGATCCCGACAGTGCGGTTGCAGCAAGGCTCCAGGCGGGCGTCGTCACGCAGGTGAAAAAGTGCGCCGCAAACTGGTGCCGCGTCACCGGCAACGGCTTCGACGGCTGGATCCAGCAAGAGCGCCTCTGGGGCGTCTATTCGGATGAGCAGCTCAACTGA
- a CDS encoding D-glycerate dehydrogenase has translation MSVKKKPLVVVTRKLPDSIETRMRELFDARINLEDTPMSTEQLAEAARTADVLVPTVTDHVSADIVNQPDCKLRLIANFGNGVDNIDVAAAHARGITVTNTPKVLTEDTADMTMALILAVPRRMIEGASILTEGKPWAGWSPTWMLGHRIGGKRLGIIGMGRIGQAVARRARAFGLQIHYHNRRPVAPVIAEELGATYWESLDQMLARMDIISVNCPHTPATYHLLSARRLKLIRKDAYIVNTARGEVTDEDTLIKLIEGGEIAGAGLDVYEHEPAVNPKLVRLAKAGKVTLLPHMGSATIEGRVEMGEKVIINIRTFLDAHKPPDRVLPSML, from the coding sequence ATGTCGGTGAAGAAGAAGCCCCTCGTCGTGGTGACGCGCAAGCTGCCGGATTCGATCGAGACGCGGATGCGCGAATTGTTCGACGCGCGGATCAATCTCGAGGACACACCGATGTCCACCGAGCAGCTTGCCGAAGCCGCGCGCACCGCCGACGTGCTGGTTCCCACGGTCACCGACCATGTCAGCGCCGACATCGTCAACCAGCCCGACTGCAAGCTGCGGCTGATCGCCAATTTCGGCAACGGCGTCGACAATATCGACGTCGCGGCCGCGCACGCCCGCGGCATCACCGTCACCAACACGCCGAAGGTCCTGACCGAGGACACCGCCGATATGACCATGGCGCTGATCCTCGCCGTGCCCAGGCGGATGATCGAAGGCGCCTCGATCCTGACCGAAGGCAAACCCTGGGCGGGCTGGTCGCCGACCTGGATGCTCGGCCACCGCATCGGGGGAAAACGCCTCGGCATCATCGGCATGGGCCGCATCGGCCAGGCGGTCGCGCGCCGCGCCCGCGCCTTCGGCCTGCAGATCCACTATCACAACCGCCGTCCCGTCGCGCCTGTCATCGCCGAGGAGCTTGGCGCGACCTATTGGGAAAGCCTCGACCAGATGCTCGCGCGGATGGACATCATCTCGGTGAACTGCCCGCACACGCCGGCGACCTATCATCTGCTCTCGGCGCGGCGGCTGAAGCTGATCCGGAAGGACGCCTATATCGTCAACACCGCGCGCGGCGAGGTCACCGACGAGGACACGCTGATCAAGCTGATCGAAGGCGGCGAGATCGCCGGCGCCGGCCTCGACGTCTACGAGCACGAGCCCGCGGTCAACCCCAAGCTGGTGCGGCTGGCCAAAGCCGGCAAGGTGACGCTGCTGCCGCATATGGGCTCGGCCACGATCGAAGGCCGCGTCGAGATGGGCGAGAAGGTGATCATCAACATCCGCACCTTCCTCGACGCCCACAAGCCGCCGGACCGCGTGCTGCCGAGCATGCTCTGA
- a CDS encoding molybdopterin-synthase adenylyltransferase MoeB: MLGPDELERYARHIVLRDVGGPGQAALKRSSVLVIGAGGLGAPALMYLAAAGVGTLGVVDDDVVSLSNLQRQVIHTTPDIGRHKVESAAERIAALNPHVRFVGHATWLNADNALDLIGDYDLVLDGSDNFATRYLVSDACFFAKRPLITAALGTFDGSLTTIRAHERNGQGEFNPTYRCLFPEAPPPGTVPACAEAGVMGALAGVLGSMMALEAIREIVGFGEGLVGRLLMIDARAMRFETLRYGRDPANPLNGDGPVVADLSAHRT, translated from the coding sequence ATGCTGGGCCCGGACGAACTCGAACGCTACGCCCGCCATATCGTGCTGCGCGATGTCGGCGGACCGGGTCAGGCCGCCCTGAAGCGGTCCTCCGTGCTGGTGATCGGCGCTGGCGGCCTCGGCGCGCCGGCCCTGATGTATCTGGCCGCTGCCGGCGTGGGCACGCTCGGCGTGGTCGACGACGACGTGGTGTCGCTGTCGAACCTGCAGCGTCAGGTGATTCACACCACGCCCGATATCGGCCGGCACAAGGTCGAGAGCGCCGCCGAGCGGATCGCGGCGCTCAATCCGCATGTCCGCTTCGTCGGGCACGCCACCTGGCTCAATGCCGACAATGCGCTCGACCTGATCGGCGACTACGATCTCGTGCTCGACGGCTCCGACAATTTCGCCACGCGCTATCTGGTCTCGGACGCCTGCTTCTTTGCCAAGCGGCCGCTGATCACGGCGGCGCTCGGCACCTTCGACGGCTCGCTCACCACCATTCGCGCGCATGAGCGGAACGGGCAGGGCGAATTCAACCCGACCTATCGCTGCCTGTTTCCGGAGGCGCCGCCGCCCGGCACCGTTCCGGCCTGCGCCGAAGCCGGCGTGATGGGCGCGCTGGCCGGTGTGCTCGGCTCGATGATGGCGCTGGAGGCGATCCGCGAGATCGTCGGTTTCGGCGAGGGCCTCGTCGGCCGCCTCCTGATGATCGATGCGCGCGCGATGCGCTTCGAGACGCTGCGCTACGGCCGCGATCCCGCCAATCCGCTCAACGGCGACGGGCCCGTGGTCGCCGATCTCAGCGCCCACCGCACCTGA